One Microbacter margulisiae genomic window carries:
- a CDS encoding fibronectin type III domain-containing protein, translating to MRKPKLVLSFVRLSIWEKIAYYRNVVAKMKDNTLFPTPDVPIADAEKKLDEFETAAQKARDGSTADTALMHQTEEETDAIFRKLAAYVERIADGDEAIILQAGFTLSKDPSPRKQPILMVEDGAMSGSVRLRRKAVTGSRSYIWQIIVGALPASEKDWVTLGVSTQVEYIAENLTIGTRYYFRSAAVTKDGTSAFCEPVSRIVQ from the coding sequence ATGAGAAAGCCAAAGTTAGTGCTTAGTTTTGTTCGTTTATCTATTTGGGAAAAGATTGCTTACTACCGCAATGTGGTGGCAAAAATGAAGGATAATACCCTTTTCCCCACACCCGATGTGCCAATCGCTGATGCTGAAAAGAAACTGGATGAATTTGAAACGGCAGCGCAGAAAGCCCGTGACGGGAGCACGGCCGACACGGCCCTGATGCATCAGACAGAGGAAGAAACCGATGCTATCTTCCGGAAACTGGCAGCGTATGTGGAGCGGATTGCCGATGGGGACGAGGCCATTATTTTGCAAGCGGGCTTTACCCTTTCAAAAGATCCTTCTCCCCGTAAACAGCCCATATTGATGGTTGAAGATGGTGCAATGTCCGGATCGGTTCGTTTGCGCCGCAAAGCGGTTACAGGATCCCGTTCGTATATCTGGCAAATAATCGTTGGGGCATTGCCGGCTTCCGAAAAAGATTGGGTTACATTAGGTGTTTCCACGCAAGTGGAATATATTGCCGAAAACCTCACCATCGGGACCCGTTATTATTTTCGCTCGGCTGCCGTTACCAAGGACGGAACCTCTGCATTTTGCGAACCGGTGAGCCGTATTGTGCAATGA
- a CDS encoding Crp/Fnr family transcriptional regulator, whose amino-acid sequence MLTQFLEHNLHLQECANSYLSPQYEQLIRLVRDFERKVPNVLSTYFIPCRFKKNELFLHEGSCARYVWLIASGVVCSSANGSNETTTTGFYFPGDFVGSYFSMQLKCASEHNLEMVQEGLLYRIAVCDLKRLQQQYPELMRIEQIVMACHNSYRHNHNLLLLQNDATERYRIVTERYPQLLSSVYKRKIASYIAIEPPSLSRVIKEFARKQIHSNGPIPGKIIHSILLCLGFITDT is encoded by the coding sequence ATGTTGACACAATTTCTTGAACATAACCTTCACCTGCAAGAGTGCGCCAATAGCTATCTCTCACCTCAATATGAGCAATTAATCCGCTTGGTACGGGACTTTGAACGCAAAGTACCCAATGTCCTGTCAACCTATTTTATCCCATGCCGGTTTAAGAAGAATGAGTTATTTTTACATGAAGGGAGTTGCGCCCGTTATGTCTGGTTGATAGCCAGTGGGGTAGTATGCAGCTCTGCCAACGGCAGCAACGAGACAACCACTACCGGTTTCTATTTCCCGGGCGATTTTGTCGGTTCATACTTCAGCATGCAGTTAAAGTGCGCTTCGGAACACAATCTGGAAATGGTGCAGGAGGGGCTGCTTTACCGGATAGCGGTCTGTGACCTTAAGCGCCTGCAACAGCAATATCCGGAACTGATGCGTATTGAACAGATTGTCATGGCATGCCACAACTCCTACCGTCACAATCATAACCTTTTGTTGTTGCAAAATGATGCCACCGAACGCTACCGGATAGTGACAGAGCGTTATCCGCAATTACTCTCCTCGGTTTACAAACGCAAAATTGCATCCTACATCGCCATTGAGCCCCCTTCGCTAAGTCGTGTGATAAAGGAGTTTGCCCGGAAACAGATCCATTCGAATGGGCCTATACCCGGTAAAATTATACACTCCATCCTGCTTTGTCTGGGCTTCATCACCGACACATAG
- a CDS encoding TlpA family protein disulfide reductase, whose translation MSLKIRYALFIVLSLLWMGSISLHAEQAKMPPFRITQTNGHVFNAKDLPGGKPTILIYFSPDCGECLEFMDSFFPKIHHFDTANIVMINAMSMQEMIAFADRYNVKQYSNVVVGTEAPRLTIWNYLQISALPYLALYDKDGNEVCSYQQSIPLDDVITLLKRLK comes from the coding sequence ATGTCGCTTAAAATCCGTTATGCCCTGTTTATTGTGTTAAGCCTCCTGTGGATGGGAAGTATAAGCCTGCATGCCGAACAGGCAAAGATGCCTCCATTCCGAATTACCCAAACCAATGGACATGTTTTTAATGCCAAAGACCTTCCGGGCGGAAAACCAACGATTCTTATCTATTTCTCTCCCGACTGTGGTGAGTGCCTGGAGTTCATGGATTCTTTTTTCCCGAAAATTCATCATTTTGACACGGCAAACATTGTTATGATTAATGCTATGTCCATGCAGGAGATGATTGCATTTGCTGATCGCTATAATGTGAAGCAATACAGTAATGTAGTTGTCGGAACAGAAGCACCGCGATTAACAATATGGAATTATTTACAGATTTCTGCACTTCCCTATCTTGCATTATATGATAAAGATGGGAATGAAGTATGCTCCTATCAGCAAAGTATCCCTTTAGATGATGTAATAACATTACTCAAAAGGTTGAAATAG